A DNA window from Streptomyces bacillaris contains the following coding sequences:
- a CDS encoding SDR family NAD(P)-dependent oxidoreductase, with amino-acid sequence MSAQTYVSELFSLAGKVAVVTGGSSGIGRAIAGALARAGAEVVVVARREAELMATVGELEADGCRAAWVSADLGTAEGVRTAAHGAVDAFGEPDILVNCAGINLRPPMDDLGEDVWDTTMAVNLKAPFLLGQRFGPGMAERGYGRIIHVSSQQAHRAFVNSGAYGVSKGGLESLARSQAEAWSPYGVTVNTLVPGFVLTPLNAHLASDPEKVASLAARTFVGRNGLAEDFAGAAVFLAGPSSSYVTGQALFVDGGFSSH; translated from the coding sequence ATGAGTGCGCAGACGTATGTGTCGGAGCTGTTTTCGCTGGCCGGCAAGGTCGCCGTCGTGACCGGGGGCAGTTCCGGGATCGGGCGGGCTATCGCCGGGGCGCTGGCCCGAGCCGGAGCCGAGGTTGTGGTGGTGGCTCGGCGGGAGGCCGAGTTGATGGCCACCGTCGGAGAGCTGGAGGCGGACGGGTGCCGGGCCGCCTGGGTCAGTGCCGATCTCGGGACCGCCGAAGGTGTGCGGACCGCGGCCCACGGGGCTGTCGACGCCTTTGGGGAGCCGGACATTCTTGTCAACTGTGCCGGGATCAACCTGCGGCCGCCCATGGACGACCTCGGTGAGGACGTGTGGGACACCACCATGGCGGTGAACCTCAAGGCACCTTTCCTGCTCGGGCAGCGGTTCGGGCCCGGGATGGCTGAGCGGGGGTACGGGCGGATCATCCATGTCAGCTCGCAGCAGGCCCACCGTGCCTTCGTGAACAGCGGGGCGTACGGGGTGTCCAAGGGTGGGCTGGAGTCGCTGGCCCGGTCGCAGGCCGAGGCATGGTCCCCGTACGGCGTCACCGTTAACACGCTGGTGCCGGGGTTCGTGCTGACCCCGCTCAACGCGCACCTCGCCTCCGATCCGGAGAAGGTCGCCTCGCTCGCCGCCCGTACCTTCGTCGGGCGCAACGGGCTCGCGGAGGACTTTGCGGGGGCCGCCGTGTTCCTGGCCGGGCCCTCCTCCTCGTACGTCACCGGGCAGGCGTTGTTCGTGGACGGTGGGTTCTCGTCGCACTGA
- a CDS encoding Clp protease N-terminal domain-containing protein produces the protein MTQPLPATPSVRLDDLIEAIKKSNPDALEQLSGAVIAADHLGDVADHLIGHFVDQARRSGASWTDIGRSMGVTRQAAQKRFVTKKGDEASDLDPSQGFGRFTQRARNVVMASHNEAKAAGHAEIVPAHLTMGLLAEPEAIALRVITARGVTPEALRAAAEAALPPAADEVPELIPYDADARKVLELTFREALRLGHNYVGTEHILLALLEFEAGTGVLTGLGLTKEATSAAVASAVEEAAAALWQQSS, from the coding sequence ATGACGCAGCCACTTCCCGCGACGCCGTCCGTGCGCCTCGACGACTTGATCGAGGCCATCAAGAAGTCCAACCCCGACGCGTTGGAGCAGCTCTCCGGCGCGGTCATCGCCGCCGACCATCTCGGAGACGTGGCCGACCACCTCATCGGCCACTTCGTGGACCAGGCGCGCCGCTCGGGCGCGTCCTGGACCGACATCGGCCGCAGCATGGGGGTCACCCGTCAGGCCGCCCAGAAGCGCTTCGTCACGAAGAAGGGCGACGAAGCGTCCGACCTGGACCCGAGCCAGGGCTTCGGCCGCTTCACCCAGCGGGCCCGGAACGTCGTCATGGCCTCCCACAACGAGGCCAAGGCCGCCGGCCACGCCGAAATCGTCCCGGCCCACCTGACCATGGGACTCCTGGCCGAACCGGAAGCCATCGCGCTCCGCGTCATCACGGCCCGGGGCGTGACGCCCGAGGCTCTGCGCGCAGCTGCGGAAGCGGCCCTGCCGCCCGCCGCCGACGAGGTCCCCGAGCTGATCCCGTACGACGCGGACGCGCGCAAGGTCCTGGAGCTGACGTTCCGCGAGGCGCTGCGGCTCGGCCACAACTACGTGGGCACGGAGCACATCCTGCTGGCCCTGCTGGAGTTCGAGGCCGGCACCGGCGTCCTGACCGGCCTCGGCCTCACGAAGGAGGCGACATCGGCGGCGGTCGCGTCGGCGGTGGAGGAAGCGGCGGCAGCGCTCTGGCAGCAGAGTTCCTGA
- a CDS encoding exodeoxyribonuclease III — translation MRIATWNVNSITARLPRLLAWLESSGTDVLCIQETKCTAEQFPAEALREAGYESAVNANGRWNGVALLSRVGLTDVVTGLPGGPDYDGVQEPRAISATCGPVRLWSVYVPNGREVEHDHYTYKLAWLEALRKAVAPEVTGPLPFAVLGDFNVAPTDEDVWDPALFEGATHVTPAERAALAALEGEGLGEVVPRPLKYDRAYTFWDYRELRFPKNKGMRIDLTYGNPAFTAAVKDSYVDREERKGKGASDHAPVVVDLDL, via the coding sequence ATGCGCATCGCCACCTGGAACGTCAATTCGATCACCGCCCGGCTGCCGAGGCTGCTGGCCTGGCTGGAGAGCAGCGGCACCGATGTGCTGTGCATCCAGGAGACCAAGTGCACGGCCGAGCAGTTCCCCGCCGAAGCCCTGCGCGAGGCGGGGTACGAGTCCGCCGTCAACGCCAACGGCCGGTGGAACGGGGTCGCGCTGCTCTCCCGGGTCGGCCTCACCGACGTCGTCACCGGACTGCCCGGCGGCCCGGACTACGACGGGGTCCAGGAGCCCCGCGCGATCTCCGCGACCTGCGGCCCGGTCCGCCTCTGGTCGGTCTACGTCCCCAACGGCCGGGAGGTGGAGCACGACCACTACACGTACAAGCTGGCCTGGCTGGAAGCCCTCCGCAAGGCCGTCGCACCCGAGGTGACGGGCCCGCTGCCCTTCGCCGTCCTGGGCGACTTCAACGTGGCCCCGACCGACGAGGACGTCTGGGACCCGGCGCTCTTCGAGGGCGCCACCCACGTCACCCCCGCCGAGCGCGCGGCCCTCGCCGCCCTGGAGGGGGAGGGCCTGGGCGAGGTGGTGCCCCGCCCCCTCAAGTACGACCGCGCGTACACCTTCTGGGACTACCGGGAGCTGCGCTTCCCCAAGAACAAGGGCATGCGGATCGACCTGACGTACGGCAACCCCGCCTTCACGGCCGCCGTCAAGGACAGCTACGTGGACCGCGAGGAGCGGAAGGGCAAGGGCGCGTCCGACCACGCGCCGGTGGTGGTGGACCTGGACCTCTGA
- a CDS encoding MBL fold metallo-hydrolase: MNASPQPLTLTKKTHSCVRIEKEGRVLVIDPGGFSEDDAALGADVLLVTHEHPDHFNEARLRAGLEANPAAEIWTLRSVADQLSAAFPGRVHTVGDGDAFAAAGFDVTVHGELHAVIHPDIPRITNIGFLVDGSVFHPGDALTVPDRAVDTLLLPVMAPWSKISEVIDYVREVKPRRAIDVHDALLTDLARPIYDNQIGALGGADHGRLAPGGVTEL, from the coding sequence ATGAACGCATCGCCTCAGCCACTCACGCTCACCAAGAAGACCCACTCCTGCGTGCGGATCGAGAAGGAGGGGCGCGTCCTGGTCATCGACCCGGGCGGCTTCTCGGAGGACGACGCGGCCCTCGGCGCCGACGTCCTGCTCGTCACGCACGAGCACCCGGACCACTTCAACGAGGCCCGGCTGCGGGCGGGCCTGGAGGCGAACCCGGCGGCCGAGATCTGGACCCTGCGCAGCGTCGCCGACCAGCTCTCGGCAGCCTTCCCGGGCCGGGTGCACACGGTGGGCGACGGCGACGCGTTCGCGGCGGCCGGGTTCGACGTCACCGTGCACGGGGAGCTGCACGCGGTGATCCACCCGGACATCCCGCGGATCACCAACATCGGCTTCCTGGTGGACGGTTCGGTCTTCCACCCCGGTGACGCGCTGACCGTCCCGGACCGCGCCGTGGACACCCTGCTGCTCCCGGTGATGGCCCCCTGGAGCAAGATCTCCGAGGTCATCGACTACGTACGCGAGGTGAAGCCGCGCCGCGCGATCGACGTCCACGACGCCCTGCTCACCGATCTGGCACGGCCGATCTACGACAACCAGATCGGCGCCCTGGGCGGCGCGGACCACGGCCGGCTGGCCCCGGGCGGCGTCACGGAGCTGTGA